TGTACTCGTATCCATGACTCGCCCCAACCTTAACGCAGTTGCCATGGTGCCAGACAGTCTTGATGGCCAGATAGCCTCTACCGGGTTCGATGTGCTACGCGCTCCAAAGCTTGATCCACGATGGCTCTATTACATTGTGCGCACAAACTCTTTCGTAGAACGCATGACTGAGCTTGTTCAGGGTGCTCTTTACCCTGCGGTGAAGTCCCAAGATGTGCGGAGCTTCGAAGCACCCTTTGCTCCTTTCAATGAACAGAAGCGCATTGCTGACAAGCTCGACACAGTCCTCGCTCGGGTGGACGCCTGCCGCGAACGCCTTGACCGCATTCCCGCAATACTCAAACGCTTCCGCCAATCGGTTCTCGCCGAAGCTACCTCCGGTAAGCTTACGGAGAATTTGCGGAATACAGTAGCGCCCAAACAAGTTTCCACTTCTCCTGAATCTGGTTTATTTGCCATTCCTATGTCTTGGGTATGGGCACACCTGGGAACACTTGCTGAGGTAAAGGGTGGAAAACGTTTACCAAAAGGCCAAAAGCTAGTTCCAGAAAATACTGGTTTTCCATATATTAAAGCTGGGCAATTGAAAAATGGCACTGTCAGAAGCGAAGGCCAAGAATATTTACCAAAAGATGTTCACCGAATAATAAAACGGTATGTCGTCAAGAGCGGAGATGTCTTTATAACAATTGTGGGGGCTAATATTGGCGATGCTGGAGTAATCCCACCCGAGTATGACAAGGCAAACCTAACAGAAAATGCTGCGAAACTATGCAACCTAAAAGGCGTACGTAACAATTACCTCGCCTTCTGGCTGCAATCACCTGTTGCACAAAGTTATATAGATCGTCTCACGAAATCCGGCGCTCAAGGGAAATTAGCATTAATGCGAATAAAGGAAATCCCAGTCCCCTTGCCAAGCATGGATGAGCAAAATGAGATTGTCCGTCGCATCGAATCGCTTTTTGGTTATGCCGACCGCATCCAGGCCCACTATGCAGTCGCTCGTGCCCATGTCGAACGCCTGCCACACGTCTTACTCGCAAAAGCATTTCGAGGCGAGCTTGTCCCCCAAGACCCCACCGACGAGCCCGCCTCTGTTTTGCTGGAGCGAATTCGTTCAGCTCGCTCGTTAAAACCGATCAAACTGAAAAGAGGTATGATTAGCAGCCCATCAATAAGATTGCGCAAAGTGGAGGCCCAAATGTTAAGTCGCACAGAGATCCAGGACATGCATCTGACCAAGATTCTAAAGGAACGGGGACCCCTGCCTGCCGAAGCACTCTGGGCTGCGTCTCAGCTCGACATTGATGACTTTTACGAGCAACTCAAGGACGAAGAAGCCCGTGGTCTATTGAGAGAAAAACGCGGCAAATCGCCCACAGCCTCGCGGTTGCTCGAGGCCGCCGCATGAGATTGGACCGACTCAGCATCCCGAACTACCGTAACTTGCGCTCATTTGAAATCGACTTCGACGAGAGCCAACCAACCACGGTGCTGCTCGGCCGGAACGGTACCGGTAAGTCAAACCTCATTGAGGCAATTGTCGAAATCTTCCGCGAGTTGGAGTTGGGTGGCACGCCTGGTTTTGCGTACACGTTGGAATATGTTTGTCGCGATCGTGCCATCCGTATAGATGCGGATCCTGCACGGACAAATAAGCGACTGGACATCACCGTCGACGGCAAAACGATCACTCAGGCCGCTTTTCAACGTGAGCTCGACACCTACCTACCGAACTACGTCTTTGCCTATTATTCTGGCTGGAGCAGCCGTCTTGAACGGCATTTTGATCGTCCCACACGTAAACACTACGATCGAATCTTGAAAAGCCCAGATCGAGAGTTACCACTTCGACGTCTGTTCTTCTGTCGAAAGGAGTATAGCCAGCTTGTACTCCTAGCTTTCATTCTTGCACAGGCCCCTGCCGCCCGCCAATTGTTGCAGGAGTACCTCGGTATTAAGCATTTTGAGTCAGCACTCTTCGTACTCAAGACTCCCTGGTGGCGCGGGAGCGGTGCACCCAACAAGACTCAGCAGGCTGAGGGCGATCCACGCTTCTGGTACGCCCGAGGGGCTTTTAAGGGCTTCCTTGGCAGATTGTGGGACCGCGCCCTCGCCCCGATTCGAAACAATGAAACCATTGAACGCGATATCCGCCGGCAGGGAGAGAGCACGGAGCGCCTTTTCCTTTTCATTAAGAACGAAGCTGAACTTGCCGCACTGAAGGAGCCAGGTGAGGACTCTAAGACCCTATTTGGCTACCTGGAGAGTCTGTTTCTCTGTGACCTGATCGATGAGGTCCGCGTCACCGTCGAACGTATGGATGGAACCCGAGTGAAATTTGTGCAGATGAGCGAAGGAGAGCAACAACTTCTAACCGTACTCGGTCTGCTGCTGTTTACTCAGAACGACGAGTCGCTTTACCTCTTGGATGAGCCCGACACCCACCTCAACCCCGTCTGGACCTACGACTTCCTCAAGCTACTTCAGGACAATATCCGCGCCGAGAAGGGCCAGTTGATCGTTGCCACACACAACCCGCTGATGATCGGCAGCCTGCACAAAAATCAGGTTCGCATGCTTGCTCAAGCAGAGGATCGTATTACGGCGAACGAACCAGAGTACGACCCAATCGGAATTGGAGTTGAAGGCTTATTAAAGTCAGAGTTGTACGGGTTGCGATCGACCTTGGCACCGGAAGTTCTGAAAAACCTCGACCGGCACTATGCCCTACTTGGAAAGAAGAGTAAGACCCCCGACGAACAAAATGAATTGATGGCTCTTGCGATGGAATTGAATGAACTTGGAGTCTCTCGCACCCATCCAAACCCATACTTTGAATCATTCGCCAATGCTTTGGCGCGACGGCGTTCTACCGAAACGAAAGCTGCACTTTCCAAAGCAGAAATCGATTCTCAAACCCAACTAGCTGACGAAGTACTCGAAGAGGTATTGTCTGAAGAGAAGGCAGGTGCCAAAGGTGGAGGAGCATGAGATACATTCCCCTTCGAAAGCAGACCCCTGATGCAGCCTGGTTAGCTAATGCCAGCACATTGTTGACTCAGCTGAAAGATGCCCCGGACGCTGAGTCACGAAACAAAATCATAGCCGACAACGGTGCTGTCTGGGGTGAAATGAAGCAATGGCTTCTAAAACTTTCCCATCAGAAATGTTGGTTTTCAGAGGCAAAAGACTGCTTTAGCCATTGGGATGTGGAACACTATCGCCCGAAGAAGTCAGCCAAGGATACTGACGGCAAAGTGTATGATGGGTATTGGTGGCTAGCTTTCGACTGGCTGAACTTCCGTATTTGCGGGAACGCTGGCAACCGCAAGAAGGGTACCTTCTTTCCGCTGCGGGCCGGTTGCCCGCGATGCGCTCCACTCGGTGACCTTCGACATGAAGACGCACAGTTGCTCGATCCAATCGATGAAGACGATCCGGCGCTGCTCTCATTCAACGTGGAGGGTCGTGCTATTCCCGCAGCGCATGTCACTGATGAGTGGGAAAAAGCACGCGTTGAGTACTCCGTTGAGAGATACAACCTCGACTTTCCGCCGCTCATGGACAAACGCAAGACCGTATGGGCGGAGTGTTGGAATCGAATTCAGGAGTACCTGGACGAATTAACGCTATACCATACGGACCGGACCAATGGCATCGCGAAAGACCGTTACAAACAGGCAGCCAGACATTTGCGTGAACTCATGCATGAGGAGAAAGAACTGTCAGCAGTCGCCAAGGCCTGCATTCTGAGCACCGGGGACCCACGGTTGGCGGGGCTAATTCAGTCTGCCTGACTAGATACGGAATAGGGCGGCTCTAAGCACTTACTTTGAAACAGGAGGATGCAAGTGTCGATTCGGAATGGCGTCATCAAGATTGCTAACGAATATCTTGAAGCCAAAACTCAGCCGTTGAGGGCCCATCCATTGGCCGCATTTATCCGTGATGCACTACCCAAGGAAATCGGGCATGCGGTCAATAGGACAGGGGATGAACAGCAGCTTATCGTGCAGGGGACGAAACTCCCTGGCAATTGGGCTTCGGTCCCCTGGATTGGGATTATGGATACCCGTCTTACGGACAGCATTCAACGAGGGATTTATGTCGTTCTGTTGTTTGCTGAAGATATGCGCACCGTCTTCTTCAGCCTTGCAATGGGTGTGCAGAATACCTCTCGGAGGACGCAAGCCTCGTGGCTTCGCCAGATTCCAAATGATTTTCCTCCGCCGGAGGGGTTTGCCACAGGTCCATTACCTTCTGGGTCACTTGCGGCACAAGGAATCGGCGCCCGCTATGAGCAAGCTGTCGTTTACTTCAAGAAATACCCCCGCACCGAACTGCCGGATGAGATTAAGCTGGAGGCAGATCTCCTCGTCATTTGCAATCTACTCCGGCGTATTGGTGATAGCGGACAATACCGAATTGCCAATGCCGACGAACAACCCGAAGTAATATCTATTACCATTCAGGGCCGTGATTTTCAATTCTCAGCAGATGACGTTGAGCACGCCTTTGCAAAGACGACGGAACCGCAATGGAAAGACAGACCCGGGGTTGAACCGTATTGGCATGTCATCGTTGGTGATGAGAGCAAGCCTGTCAAAGCTGTTTTTCGCAATCTCCCCGGTGTGTCAGAGGGCTTCGACTTCACAAAAGACGCCGCAGCACGGGCTTTCGAGCGCTTGAGTTTTGAAATTATCAATATCAAACAGGATCCGATGGTAGGCGAGCTCTGTCTACTCGGCACGTGGACTGACGTTGATGAAGAGGATGCAGTCCAGGTTAGAGCCGCTATTGCCTCCAAAAGCGCATGGGCTAGCTGGTGGAGTTTCCCGATTCGGGAGGAGTTCCACTCAAAGCTTCAACAACCGTTCTACTTTTACGTCAACGCTGGCAAGCAGAGCTTCCCTTTTCGTATGAAAGTTGAGCAATTTCAGACAAGCCGCGGTAATGAGGGGATGGCAAGCCCATGGCCAGAGATCACTGACGCTGAGTGTGTCGGTAAGTTACGGGCCGGACCCAAGAACTCCGAAGTCTTCAAAACATGGCTCTATGTGACGGAATTTGAATCGCTGGCCCCGCCGCTCACGTTGGATAGCTTTGACCCTGCGCTAGGGTCGAAGCGAACGGCACTTTTAAACCAGAGTGCATTTGGTTACGCATATCGGAAAAACTCTGTCGCTAACGAATTGGCACAACACCCACAGATCCCTCTCAATTTAATCCTCTATGGCCCGCCGGGCACTGGCAAAACACACTGGATGCGCCAGAAGTTCGCTGACTATACCAATGAACCAAGCGATGTGGACCACGAAACTTGGATCCAGGAATTACTCACCAACTATGGATGGCGTCCCGT
Above is a window of Candidatus Nitrospira neomarina DNA encoding:
- a CDS encoding restriction endonuclease subunit S, whose translation is MSELPHNWMTAPIGAVTVNCAQRIPSDEEQIQYIDIASIARDKKLISRPQCILGKDAPSRARKHVFAGDVLVSMTRPNLNAVAMVPDSLDGQIASTGFDVLRAPKLDPRWLYYIVRTNSFVERMTELVQGALYPAVKSQDVRSFEAPFAPFNEQKRIADKLDTVLARVDACRERLDRIPAILKRFRQSVLAEATSGKLTENLRNTVAPKQVSTSPESGLFAIPMSWVWAHLGTLAEVKGGKRLPKGQKLVPENTGFPYIKAGQLKNGTVRSEGQEYLPKDVHRIIKRYVVKSGDVFITIVGANIGDAGVIPPEYDKANLTENAAKLCNLKGVRNNYLAFWLQSPVAQSYIDRLTKSGAQGKLALMRIKEIPVPLPSMDEQNEIVRRIESLFGYADRIQAHYAVARAHVERLPHVLLAKAFRGELVPQDPTDEPASVLLERIRSARSLKPIKLKRGMISSPSIRLRKVEAQMLSRTEIQDMHLTKILKERGPLPAEALWAASQLDIDDFYEQLKDEEARGLLREKRGKSPTASRLLEAAA
- a CDS encoding AAA family ATPase produces the protein MRLDRLSIPNYRNLRSFEIDFDESQPTTVLLGRNGTGKSNLIEAIVEIFRELELGGTPGFAYTLEYVCRDRAIRIDADPARTNKRLDITVDGKTITQAAFQRELDTYLPNYVFAYYSGWSSRLERHFDRPTRKHYDRILKSPDRELPLRRLFFCRKEYSQLVLLAFILAQAPAARQLLQEYLGIKHFESALFVLKTPWWRGSGAPNKTQQAEGDPRFWYARGAFKGFLGRLWDRALAPIRNNETIERDIRRQGESTERLFLFIKNEAELAALKEPGEDSKTLFGYLESLFLCDLIDEVRVTVERMDGTRVKFVQMSEGEQQLLTVLGLLLFTQNDESLYLLDEPDTHLNPVWTYDFLKLLQDNIRAEKGQLIVATHNPLMIGSLHKNQVRMLAQAEDRITANEPEYDPIGIGVEGLLKSELYGLRSTLAPEVLKNLDRHYALLGKKSKTPDEQNELMALAMELNELGVSRTHPNPYFESFANALARRRSTETKAALSKAEIDSQTQLADEVLEEVLSEEKAGAKGGGA
- a CDS encoding MrcB family domain-containing protein, giving the protein MSIRNGVIKIANEYLEAKTQPLRAHPLAAFIRDALPKEIGHAVNRTGDEQQLIVQGTKLPGNWASVPWIGIMDTRLTDSIQRGIYVVLLFAEDMRTVFFSLAMGVQNTSRRTQASWLRQIPNDFPPPEGFATGPLPSGSLAAQGIGARYEQAVVYFKKYPRTELPDEIKLEADLLVICNLLRRIGDSGQYRIANADEQPEVISITIQGRDFQFSADDVEHAFAKTTEPQWKDRPGVEPYWHVIVGDESKPVKAVFRNLPGVSEGFDFTKDAAARAFERLSFEIINIKQDPMVGELCLLGTWTDVDEEDAVQVRAAIASKSAWASWWSFPIREEFHSKLQQPFYFYVNAGKQSFPFRMKVEQFQTSRGNEGMASPWPEITDAECVGKLRAGPKNSEVFKTWLYVTEFESLAPPLTLDSFDPALGSKRTALLNQSAFGYAYRKNSVANELAQHPQIPLNLILYGPPGTGKTHWMRQKFADYTNEPSDVDHETWIQELLTNYGWRPVIAASLAELKHPARVPEIRDHPWVQAKTKQRGRTAAAVHATLWGYLQEHTPETVPAVKTSIRRPPFIFSKRGSGEWELQPDWQELDEESAELARLLQAGPSGAMEPIRRYRVVTFHPSFSYEDFIRGIRPVATTEDGSTQFRIVDGVFKQICDEARANPSKRYALFIDEINRSNIAKVFGELITLIEPDKRAVFDAKGRLIKGMTVQLPGSEGADVAEPPFGVPANLDIFGTMNTADRSIALLDIALRRRFDFQEMEPNYTVLDRLVGNVHLGALLRRLNDRLEYLLDRDHRIGHAYLIPVDSLANLRRAFSMQIIPLLQEYFFDDMGRVAMILATSPKTPPFVEYERLSHGQLFPGTRAKGLPLERSRYLVGLESSWTEESFLGVYELPAGSVEEEGEPA